GGTTGAATCATTTATTGATAATCGAAAGGTAATTGAATTACCTGAGGTAAAGGTAGTGCCACAAGTACAGCCACAGCCTCAACAACCAACAACAGAACAAAAGCCAGATGAAACTGTTAAGGCTGATACAGTCCATACGCAGAGAGTGAATTCTGTTAAGAACGACTTGGGTAGTACACGTGCAATGGATGCAGGTAAAATTAAGACAGCCGCAAAGGTTGCAGAACCAAAGGAACCTAAGAAAGAGGTCAGCCAAAAGAAGCGCAAGAAGATTTCTTATGCGATTATGGCAGGATGCTTAGTTGCGGTAGTGGTAGTTATTGCAATTATTCTTCGTTTTACAACAGGTGGTAAGTCAGGCTTTACGGTAGAAACTTCTGAATTAAACCGCATTGCGGAAGGTGATACATATACATTATTTATCAACAAGAATAACTCTTTAGAAGTCTATGGTGATTTCCAATATAAGAATGAATTTCAGGATGTTGTACAGGTAAGTGCTTATGGAAGTCATGCGGTTGGCCTCAAGAAGGATGGTACAGTCGTAACAACTGATAAGAATGAGGAAGTTGCGAAGTGGAAGAATATTAAGGCTATCGCTGCTGGTAAAGACCACACTGTTGGTTTAACAAATGATGGTAAGGTTGTTTGTGCAGGTAGCGAGCTTGCATGTCAGGTAAGTGATTGGTCAGATGTAGATAGTATTTACGCTGGTGATGATGCCACATTTGCGATTATAAATGGACAGGTGAAAGTATCTGGTAACTCTGCAAACTTCAGTTCGATTAGCGATGCGAAGAAGTTAGCTGTTGGAGAATCACAAGTACTTGTATTAAAGAAAGATGGCAGTGTATCTGCTGTATCCCTAAAGGGGAGCAGTACAAGTGATGTGTCTAGCTGGACTAAGATTTCATCAATCGCAGTTGGTAAAAACTATGTGGTTGGTGTGCATGAAGATGGCACAGTTAGTGTTGTTTCGGATGATAAAGATTTAAAGGAAGCTGTTGGAGCTTGGACAGATGTGAAATACATCGCAGCGTATGATGATACACTCGTTGCCTTCAACCGTTCTGGTAAGATGTATGGTTATGGTGATAACTCCAGTAGCCAATATGAAAATTCATTCAAGACAGACGCAAAGCAACTATCACAAGTGAAGAATATTACATTTACAGTCACAACAGCGAATGTAAATATCGCTTGGGATCCGGTTGAAAATGCGGATTACTATGAATTAACAGTTAATACGAATCCAATTACAGAACATAAGAATATTATTTCCAATAGTGATAGTATCGCATCCTCATCCTTAAAGGATGGAGAGACATATGTTGTAACAATCACAGCACATTCTAAGAAGGAAGATAAATATAAGACAAGTGAGAAGACTTCTATTAACTTTGCCTACAATGCAAAGACAGTACAGCTCAACTCACCAACAGATATTACTGCGACCGGCTTGCAGAATGCATGGCACTTTGCATGGTCACCAGTAGAGAATGCGGATAAGTATAACATCTCAATCGATGGAACAGTTGCGGCATCAAATGTAGAAGGAACATCTATTACAATTGATGGTATCTCATTTGCGGAAGGTTCCGAACATGAGATTAGTATTACAGCTCTATCATCTAATCCTGCATACACAGAAAGTGTACCAACGAAGGCAAAGATGAAGTATACTATCAGCAAAGGTAAAATCAAGATCAATTTTGAAAAACCGGATGGTAGTAGTGCTGGTTCTAAGACATATGAATTAAATGTTGGTTCATACTATGCTCAAAACATCATCAAACCTAGTGATATTCCAGGTGGATTCAAACTAGCAGATGAGCAGACTACAGCAGAAGTTATGAATGGTCAGACAACAGAAGTAACGGTCAGATTACAGGCAAATTAAGGCAAGGAGAAATACATGGACAGACTTTGGTATTACACAAAACGAGGTAGCACAGAAAAATTTGGCCCATTTACAGATGCTGAATTAGTGCAGTTCATCAAACAAGAAATTCTTTGCAAGGATGACTATATCTGGATGCCTGATTTGAAGAATTGGTTGGAAATATCAAATTCAATCTATGCAATCTATTTACCAGCTTCAGATACAACAGTAGAAATATAAAGAAAAGAATGTATTTGTAGGGAAGCCTATAAATACATTCTTTTATACATGCATTATTTTCTGCGAATGTTATGAAGTGTAGTTGTTCCGATGATTGTACCAAGACTAAGTGCCACAAGAGATAACCCACAATCAAATGCCTGTATTTCTGCTAGTCTGATATTACCTGTTACGATAGATGCAACCATGTAGTGGAACATGTCTCCAGGAATAAGTGGAATAATGGATGGATAGATAAAGTAAGCAGAAGGAACTTGAAGCTTACGTGACATAAATTCTCCATAGAGTGAAGCCGCAAGCGCAGAAATCAAAGTAATCACAAAATGATTCTGCACAAAACTGGAGAGTGTAACATTTACAAGACGTACCAAGAATCCACCAAGACCTGCATACAATAACTTGTCTTTTCCGTGAATACCGAACGTTACGCTGAAGCCTAATGAAGCAGTAAAGGATAATAGTAAAACTAAAATAGTATTTACCATGCGCCTGCACCTCCCATTAGGATAACGGCGAAGTACATACCAGCTGCTAGAGATGCACTCTCTAAGAATACATTTAATAGTTGTAAAATACCGTTAAACTCATGTCCACAAATTAAGTTGCGGAATGCATTGACGAGAGGGATACCTGGGATCATGAGTAAACTGATAGAAATCAAAGTCCACTGTGTATCTGCAATCAATCCTACTTTAACTAACAAGAAGGATAGAACCGTACCCAAGAACATACTAACGATATTGTTGATAATCTTATCTGTACGTAGTCTTGAAAGAGCACGATTGATCCAGAATAAGCAGAATGATACAAGTGCAGTCGCAATCATATCACTAGGCTTACCACCGAGAATAAAGCATACGCTGGTAATCGCTAATACCTGACATAACACAGTTGTTATGAGCTTATACTTCTTTGTGTTTTCAACTTGGTCTAGTATATTCTGTAACTGTTCAGTAGGAATTGGGTGGTTGGCTACCTGATGCATAATGTTATTTAAAACACGTAAGTTTTCTAGATTGATTGATATTCCAGAAATATCTAATTGTTTTGTGTATGTATTTCCATCCGTACCGCGGAAACATATACTAACGTATTGATGCGTCATAACGGTACTGAGTTCAGTTAACTGATACGCTTCAGCATTCTTTTCAATGGCATATTCTACATGTTCAAGGGTTGAACCATTGGCAAGTAATGCTTGGGCTAGTTTTGCCAGGTAATTTAATACCTGTTCCATTTCTAAATGTGAGTTCATCATTTTCTCCCTGTTTGGATACTAGTATATATTTATATTTTGATCGATGACAAGTGAAAGCTTAGAGATAGTAATTTCATGTTTATCGGTAGAACAATGCTATAGTAAAACAGGGTGATGAAATGAAAGAAAAAGTAGGTTTAGTTTACTCGATAGCACAGGATAACCCATGGGTAACAAGCTGACAAATGACGATGAGAAAATAGTTAATGTCGGTGGAGCAATCATTGTGAAAACCAATATTCCAGTAGGAATCAAAACAGATCAAGGAACTATTTATACGGAAATCATGATAGGAGAAAATAGTATGATGAATAACGCAATAAAACCAGGTGAAGTATTTGGATTAAAGGATTTAGTACCATACCAAGATGGTAAGATTGTAAACATGGATGTTGCACACAACGAAAAGATGAAGTTTGTTGTGATGGCATTCGATGCAGGAACAGGCTTATCTGAACACGCAGCTCCAGGAGAAGCGTTAGTATTTGCCTTAGATGGTAGTGCTACAATTATTTATGAAGGTGTAGCACATGAAATTCATGCAGGTGAACAGTTCTGTTTTGCAAAGGGTGGATTACACGCAGTAACTGCAACAGAAAAGTTCAAGATGGCTTTACTATTAACTTTATAAGAAAGATAAAATGTCTCACTGTGAAGTGAACCCCAAAAGTTGGACAACAACTTAGGAGGTTCATTTTTATTATGAAATTTACATTTGAAGACAAGGTACAAATCTACAAGGAACGAAAACTTGGAACCACATTTTCTAAGCTCCAGTTAAAATGGAAAATGCAAAAATCTAAAATTGAATATATTGTTAGGCTAGTTGATAAACATGGATTGGATATTCTACGTCATATTCATCATGATTATTCTATCCAATTTAAAGAAGCAGCCATCTATAGAGTATTGACTCTTCATAAGTCAATAATGAGCGTATCAATAGACTTAGGGTTGTCTACCGATAGTCTTCTCTTTCGATGGATTAAAGAATATAAAGAAAATGGATATAATGTCGTTGTAAGGAAGCGAGGACGACATGCCAAAGAAGAAAACAATCGAGGAGCTGGAGAAAGAAAACAAGCTCCTACGCGAGCAGAACTTGAGGCTATTAATAGAGAACGAATTCATAAAAAAATTAGATGCCTTAGTTACGGAAAGAGAAAAGAGAGAAAAGAAGAAATAGTTAGGGCGATATCGGAACTAAGGCAAGAACTACATGTACCTGTTGGATATATCATCCAAACGATAAATACCAGTACACAATTGTCTTATCATATCAGCCGTTCTGACTACTATTATTGGAAAGACAAACAAGACAGTGATTTCAAATATGATGATGTAATGAATGACATCATCAATGTTTTCTATACCCATAAGAGAAGATACGGATATCGACGTATTTATCTGGAAATCAGAAAGCTGTATCCAACGATCAATCGTAAGACGATACAAAGGCTTATGCATAAGATGAGTCTATTTGGAAATACACCTAAAGCTAAATACAAATCATACAAAGGCAATATGAATGGTACAGTAGAGAATCACTTACTAGAAAAGGTAGTTGATGAAGAGAATCACATTACCTATTACAAGCGCAACTTCTTACAAGCGCAACTTCTCTACAAGTACAGTTAACGAGAAATGGACAACAGATGTATCAGAGTTCCACATCACTGCAGGCAAGCTGTATCTATCACCTATTCTCGACATGCATAATAGAGAAATTATATCTTGGAATATATCTAATAATCCAAACTATGAGCAGATTGCCAATATGCTTGATATCGCGGGAGTTTTACAGTTGTAATTTAACAAGATAATGAATAAACCCTTTATTGATGGTGGATATCCATCTTTTTTTGTTGTCAAAATTTATGTATTTTTATGTAGTGTGGTGGTGTGCTTTGTGTTATAATATTGATAGA
This genomic window from Solobacterium moorei contains:
- a CDS encoding cupin domain-containing protein, translating into MGNKLTNDDEKIVNVGGAIIVKTNIPVGIKTDQGTIYTEIMIGENSMMNNAIKPGEVFGLKDLVPYQDGKIVNMDVAHNEKMKFVVMAFDAGTGLSEHAAPGEALVFALDGSATIIYEGVAHEIHAGEQFCFAKGGLHAVTATEKFKMALLLTL
- a CDS encoding threonine/serine exporter family protein, with the protein product MNSHLEMEQVLNYLAKLAQALLANGSTLEHVEYAIEKNAEAYQLTELSTVMTHQYVSICFRGTDGNTYTKQLDISGISINLENLRVLNNIMHQVANHPIPTEQLQNILDQVENTKKYKLITTVLCQVLAITSVCFILGGKPSDMIATALVSFCLFWINRALSRLRTDKIINNIVSMFLGTVLSFLLVKVGLIADTQWTLISISLLMIPGIPLVNAFRNLICGHEFNGILQLLNVFLESASLAAGMYFAVILMGGAGAW
- a CDS encoding DUF4339 domain-containing protein; amino-acid sequence: MDRLWYYTKRGSTEKFGPFTDAELVQFIKQEILCKDDYIWMPDLKNWLEISNSIYAIYLPASDTTVEI
- a CDS encoding IS3 family transposase, giving the protein MKFTFEDKVQIYKERKLGTTFSKLQLKWKMQKSKIEYIVRLVDKHGLDILRHIHHDYSIQFKEAAIYRVLTLHKSIMSVSIDLGLSTDSLLFRWIKEYKENGYNVVVRKRGRHAKEENNRGAGERKQAPTRAELEAINRERIHKKIRCLSYGKRKERKEEIVRAISELRQELHVPVGYIIQTINTSTQLSYHISRSDYYYWKDKQDSDFKYDDVMNDIINVFYTHKRRYGYRRIYLEIRKLYPTINRKTIQRLMHKMSLFGNTPKAKYKSYKGNMNGTVENHLLEKVVDEENHITYYKRNFLQAQLLYKYS
- a CDS encoding threonine/serine exporter family protein; protein product: MVNTILVLLLSFTASLGFSVTFGIHGKDKLLYAGLGGFLVRLVNVTLSSFVQNHFVITLISALAASLYGEFMSRKLQVPSAYFIYPSIIPLIPGDMFHYMVASIVTGNIRLAEIQAFDCGLSLVALSLGTIIGTTTLHNIRRK
- a CDS encoding helix-turn-helix domain-containing protein; this encodes MLNKFPEKLTLLRKHYGLSQGDVATKINVKFTDYMNWENGNSIPSISNIRKLSVLFGVPVESFIDNRKVIELPEVKVVPQVQPQPQQPTTEQKPDETVKADTVHTQRVNSVKNDLGSTRAMDAGKIKTAAKVAEPKEPKKEVSQKKRKKISYAIMAGCLVAVVVVIAIILRFTTGGKSGFTVETSELNRIAEGDTYTLFINKNNSLEVYGDFQYKNEFQDVVQVSAYGSHAVGLKKDGTVVTTDKNEEVAKWKNIKAIAAGKDHTVGLTNDGKVVCAGSELACQVSDWSDVDSIYAGDDATFAIINGQVKVSGNSANFSSISDAKKLAVGESQVLVLKKDGSVSAVSLKGSSTSDVSSWTKISSIAVGKNYVVGVHEDGTVSVVSDDKDLKEAVGAWTDVKYIAAYDDTLVAFNRSGKMYGYGDNSSSQYENSFKTDAKQLSQVKNITFTVTTANVNIAWDPVENADYYELTVNTNPITEHKNIISNSDSIASSSLKDGETYVVTITAHSKKEDKYKTSEKTSINFAYNAKTVQLNSPTDITATGLQNAWHFAWSPVENADKYNISIDGTVAASNVEGTSITIDGISFAEGSEHEISITALSSNPAYTESVPTKAKMKYTISKGKIKINFEKPDGSSAGSKTYELNVGSYYAQNIIKPSDIPGGFKLADEQTTAEVMNGQTTEVTVRLQAN
- a CDS encoding DDE-type integrase/transposase/recombinase, translating into MKRITLPITSATSYKRNFSTSTVNEKWTTDVSEFHITAGKLYLSPILDMHNREIISWNISNNPNYEQIANMLDIAGVLQL